In Arachis hypogaea cultivar Tifrunner chromosome 17, arahy.Tifrunner.gnm2.J5K5, whole genome shotgun sequence, a single window of DNA contains:
- the LOC112763294 gene encoding uncharacterized protein translates to MAVDDDTDDEEGARDDIEGLLNDAFGDVSHAEGVTVGQNEETKKFYNLIDGASQELYPGCKKFSTLSFTIRLYLLKCLDGWSNASFTSLLELLKEAMPDINIPSSFHKTKSMIRDLGLDYKKIDACPNDCLLYRKELKDKKQCRMCGTSRYTENSSDNSENQPDKKGRPIPAKTLRYFPIIPRLQRLFMCSKTAASLRWHDEERVKDGTLKHPADGLAWKNLDEIDEEFVKESRNIRLGLSSDGFNSFRSMNISWSTWPVMLMVYNLPPWMCMKPEYCMLSLLIPGPQSPGKDIDVYLQPLIEDLKLLWKNRVKTYDASKNETFQMRAALLWTINDFPAYAMLSGWSTKGKLACPCCNKNTSSLQLKHSRKTIYMDHRVFLPMDHPWRTNTRSFNGKQELRPPPLVIEGPKIFEMLQNAENVFGKKQSTLNSFPWNWKKRLIFFELPYWHKNPLCHNLDVIHIEKNILDSVIGTLLDIPGKTKDHLNARYDLKDLGIWKNLQPKEVNNGKRTKLAKACFSMTAAEKSVFCGVLKTTKLPDGSASNISRCVHLGERKVSGYKTHDAHFMLHYLLPIPIKSILPDHVAIPLIQLSSFFRRLCKKCITLEEIDLQELEIVETLCQLERIFPPSFFDIMVHLPIHLANEVRLGGPVQFRWMYPPERYMCTLKSYVRNRSRPEGSIAEAYLAEECLTFCSRYLHGGVQTRLNKRPRNDDDPNKDEVVPSKLFSNKGHSLGVGNG, encoded by the coding sequence ATGGCAGTTGATGATGACACGGATGATGAAGAAGGTGCACGTGATGACATCGAAGGACTGCTTAATGATGCATTTGGAGATGTATCTCATGCTGAGGGTGTTACTGTAGGTCAAAATGAAGAGACTAAAAAGTTTTACAATTTAATAGATGGGGCAAGTCAAGAGTTATACCCGGGTTGCAAGAAATTTTCTACATTATCTTTTACCATCCGTCTGTACTTGTTAAAGTGTTTGGACGGTTGGAGCAATGCCTCCTTCACTTCACTTCTTGAGCTATTGAAAGAGGCAATGCCTGACATTAACATACCTTCATCTTTCCATAAGACAAAGTCTATGATAAGAGATTTAGGTCtggattataaaaaaattgatgcttGTCCTAATGATTGCCTCCTGTATAGAAAAGAACTAAAGGATAAAAAACAATGTCGTATGTGTGGAACTTCTCGATATACTGAAAATTCCAGTGATAATAGCGAGAACCAACCTGACAAGAAAGGTCGTCCTATTCCTGCAAAGACTCTGAGATACTTTCCTATAATTCCAAGACTTCAGAGATTATTTATGTGCTCAAAGACGGCAGCTAGTCTGAGGTGGCATGATGAGGAGCGCGTAAAAGATGGGACGTTAAAGCATCCTGCTGATGGCTTGGCCTGGAAGAATCTTGATGAAATCGATGAAGAATTTGTAAAAGAATCTCGCAATATTAGACTAGGCTTGTCAAGTGATGGGTTCAACTCATTTCGTAGCATGAACATTTCATGGAGCACGTGGCCCGTGATGCTGATGGTATACAACTTGCCTCCGTGGATGTGCATGAAACCCGAATATTGTATGCTTTCTTTGCTTATTCCTGGGCCACAATCACCTGGTAAAGACATTGATGTGTATCTACAACCATTGATAGAAGACTTGAAGTTGTTGTGGAAAAATAGAGTCAAAACCTATGATGCGTCAAAGAATGAGACCTTTCAAATGCGGGCAGCTCTTTTGTGGACAATCAACGATTTTCCTGCTTATGCTATGTTGTCTGGGTGGAGTACAAAGGGAAAGTTGGCTTGCCCTTGTTGCAACAAAAATACCAGTAGCTTACAACTAAAACACAGTCGAAAGACAATTTATATGGACCATCGTGTCTTTTTACCCATGGATCATCCATGGAGAACCAATACAAGGTCTTTTAATGGGAAGCAGGAATTAAGACCCCCTCCACTTGTTATAGAAGGACCCAAAATTTTTGAGATGCTACAAAATGCTGAGAATGTCTTCGGAAAGAAGCAAAGTACATTAAATAGTTTCCCATGGAATTggaaaaaaagattaattttttttgaattgccTTACTGGCACAAGAACCCACTGTGTCACAACTTAGATGTCATACACATAGAGAAGAATATACTTGACAGTGTAATTGGAACTCTCTTGGATATCCCAGGCAAGACAAAGGACCATTTGAATGCTCGATATGACTTGAAAGATTTGGGTATCTGGAAAAATCTTCAACCAAAGGAGGTGAATAATGGCAAGAGAACAAAGTTGGCAAAGGCATGCTTTTCTATGACTGCTGCAGAGAAGTCAGTTTTTTGTGGTGTTTTGAAGACAACAAAGCTACCTGATGGCAGTGCTTCGAATATATCACGCTGTGTACATCTAGGAGAAAGAAAAGTTTCTGGGTATAAGACCCACGATGCTCACTTTATGCTTCACTATTTACTACCAATACCGATTAAAAGCATCCTTCCTGATCATGTGGCCATTCCGTTGATTCAACTAAGTTCCTTTTTTCGTCGCTTGTGCAAAAAGTGCATCACACTGGAAGAGATAGATTTACAGGAGTTAGAGATTGTGGAAACATTATGCCAGCTTGAGAGGATCTTTCCCCCTAGTTTTTTTGACATAATGGTTCATCTTCCCATTCATTTAGCAAATGAGGTGAGATTGGGAGGTCCGGTGCAGTTTCGTTGGATGTATCCTCCGGAAAGGTACATGTGTACATTAAAGTCATATGTTCGCAACAGAAGTCGGCCCGAAGGTTCTATTGCAGAGGCATATTTGGCTGAGGAGTGCTTAACTTTCTGCTCAAGATACTTGCATGGAGGTGTGCAAACAAGACTTAATAAGCGGCCTCGGAATGATGATGATCCTAACAAAGACGAAGTTGTGCCATCAAAGTTGTTTTCTAACAAAGGTCATTCGTTAGGCGTGGGAAATGGATAA